In Abyssisolibacter fermentans, the sequence AAAATCACTACCATCGAATTCTAAATATAGGTATATTTCAGAACCTAGCATTTCAGTAACTGTAACTACTGCTTCTAATGTATTGCTATCTTTCTTCTCATTTACAAATATTGCTTCAGGTCTTACACCAAGAATTACTTTTTTATTAACATAATTTTTCTCTCTAAGAACCTTAGCCTTTTCATTAGAAATTTCTATTTTACCGTCTTGGAATTCAGAGAACAATTTGTCACTATATTCTTTTATTTCACAATCTACAAAATTCATTTGTGGAGAACCTATAAATGATGCAACGAACTTATTAGCTGGATGATTATATATAGTTTGCGGGTTATCTATCTGTTGAATAAATCCATCCTTCATAACAACAATTCTTGTTCCCATAGTCATAGCTTCAATTTGGTCATGTGTTACATATATAAAAGTAGTTTGTAGTTTTTGATGAAGTTTACTTATTTCCGTTCTCATTTGAACTCTAAGTTTAGCATCCAAATTAGAAAGCGGCTCATCCATCAAGAAAACTTTTGGCTCTCTTACAATAGCACGTCCTAAAGCAACCCTTTGTTTTTGACCCCCTGAAAGTTGCTTCGGTTTTCTATCTAATAAATCCTCTATACCTAATATATTAGCAGCATTATATACTTTGTCTTTAATCTCAACTTTTGTTTTTTTCCTCAATTTTAAACCAAAAGCCATATTTTCGTAAACCGTCATATGAGGATACAAAGCATAGTTTTGAAATACCATAGCAATATCTCTGTTTTTTGGAGATACATCATTTACAAGGTCTTCTCCAATGTATAACTCACCTGCTGAAATCTCTTCAAGTCCTGCAATCATTCTAAGAGTTGTTGATTTTCCGCATCCTGATGGACCAACCAATACAATAAACTCCTTATCAGCTATATCCATGGAAAAATTCTTAACTGCATGAAATCCATTAGGATAAATCTTCTCAATATTCATTAGTTTTAAGCCTGACACTATTCTTCACCCCTTAATTATCAATCTTAACTTAATTATATCTATTAGAAGTGAGAATGTATATTGACATATTTCACAAAATCAGATACTCTTTTTTATACAATATTATAAATATAATACTAACTATCTTGTAATTGTTAATAGGATTTATTTCAAAATATAGATTTTTACATCATAAGATTTTGTTTTCGCAATCATGTTAATAATTATTTCTTTTACATTATATTCTTCATACATTTTTTCTATTTTCTAAATTATGACTGTAACAGTTCGAAACTTCTGAAAATGCATCTTTTATTTTTCGACAAAAAAAGCTAGTTATAAAACTAGCTTTTTTCTGTACAAATACTTCCTTTACTATGTTACTTTAACTTGGCTATTATATCATCCATTTCATTGAATGCTTTTTCTATAGCTTCATTTCTACCAACATCCTGCATATCTACACCTTCTACTAAAATCTTTTCGAATTTATTAATTCCTAAGAATTTAAATATATCGTGCAAATAATTTAAACCATGATTAATTTTACCACCAAATAACTTAGGGTATACTCCTCCTGAAGATCGTATATATACCATATTTCTTTCTTTATCATTTAATAATCCTGTTACTTCTTCATCAGATATTTTTATAACTTTATTATTTAAAACTATACAATCTATGTACCTTTTAAGTCTTGCAGGAAACATAACACTCCACATTGGAGCAGCAATAACGTAAGTATCTGCACTTAAAAATTGATTACACAATTCACTTATTCTCTTAACATCCTTTTTCTCTTCTTCCGTCAATGATTCATAGTCTGGACCTGTAACGAGCTCTGCTCTACTTTTGTAATATTTGTAATTTCCCTCTGGTATGTCTTCATTATAAATATCAAGTTCTATTAATTCATAGTCATTATTTTCTTTTAAAAAACGATTAACAAATTCTCTAGCAACTGTTCTACTTGTAGATAGTTCTTCCGGTTTAGAGTTTGCAGGTATGTATAAAAGTTTTTTCAATATAAAACACCTCCACTTTTATTTATAATGTGAAGAAATGTTGTGTTTTATTCATTTGAAATTTGATACTTTTTAGTTAGTTATAACAAATATTATTGATTACACTCTACCATTTTTTATTGTTACAGATCTAATAATTATATGTAATAACATATTTAATAGTTGTGATAAAACAAACCTTTATTATGACTATTGCATAAATCTCAAGTTAAACTCATAAAATCTAATATCATAAGTATCTTTAAATTTACTAATATAATATAGAAAGGAGAAATACAATGAAATTCTTTAAAAGT encodes:
- a CDS encoding ABC transporter ATP-binding protein → MSGLKLMNIEKIYPNGFHAVKNFSMDIADKEFIVLVGPSGCGKSTTLRMIAGLEEISAGELYIGEDLVNDVSPKNRDIAMVFQNYALYPHMTVYENMAFGLKLRKKTKVEIKDKVYNAANILGIEDLLDRKPKQLSGGQKQRVALGRAIVREPKVFLMDEPLSNLDAKLRVQMRTEISKLHQKLQTTFIYVTHDQIEAMTMGTRIVVMKDGFIQQIDNPQTIYNHPANKFVASFIGSPQMNFVDCEIKEYSDKLFSEFQDGKIEISNEKAKVLREKNYVNKKVILGVRPEAIFVNEKKDSNTLEAVVTVTEMLGSEIYLYLEFDGSDFIARVDPSVKVEIGKKINFSFDNDKMHMFDVETEEAIF
- a CDS encoding FMN-dependent NADH-azoreductase, with translation MKKLLYIPANSKPEELSTSRTVAREFVNRFLKENNDYELIELDIYNEDIPEGNYKYYKSRAELVTGPDYESLTEEEKKDVKRISELCNQFLSADTYVIAAPMWSVMFPARLKRYIDCIVLNNKVIKISDEEVTGLLNDKERNMVYIRSSGGVYPKLFGGKINHGLNYLHDIFKFLGINKFEKILVEGVDMQDVGRNEAIEKAFNEMDDIIAKLK